A single region of the Nocardioides sp. W7 genome encodes:
- a CDS encoding MFS transporter yields the protein MSDRLRFHGLVLVALATGIAVSLAAPLVPMIAREEGVALATAQWALTGSFLVAGVMAPLLGRLGVGRRLRPTLIVTLGLGVLGALLAALPLGIWGILAGRALQGFPYAVAPLLFAVARNVLPEDRIAGGLSTLSVANVAAAGLGFPLVSFVAMVAGLEGALWFGFALMVVALVVGVVVVPPSAVIAPGGLDLVGALLLGGGTFAVLLAVSRGGLWGYASPRTLVVAGVGVLLVLMALRWFGRVAAPLIDFRLARLPVVLGAHLTAVLAGIGMYVLLTCVLVIAQSPPGEGYGLGRSVAVAGLMLTPYSALSVVGNRIALRAGHRVGPERLIPIGCLLYTTALLSLWHWHANPWQLVLAMSVGGIASGVTFNAIPWLVVRAVPNEETASVMSVNLVLRFVGFAMGSAVAVAFLSAFGGSATSPSRLGFETATLVGAGICLVASLVAALLMSRPARSGEPTPGDGESLLR from the coding sequence GTGAGTGACCGGCTGCGCTTCCACGGTCTGGTGCTCGTCGCGCTGGCGACGGGGATCGCCGTCAGCCTGGCCGCCCCCCTGGTGCCGATGATCGCCCGCGAGGAGGGCGTCGCGCTGGCCACCGCCCAATGGGCGCTCACCGGCAGCTTCCTGGTCGCGGGCGTCATGGCGCCGCTGCTGGGACGTCTCGGCGTCGGCCGTCGGCTGCGTCCGACGCTGATCGTCACCCTGGGGCTGGGCGTGCTGGGCGCGTTGCTGGCCGCGCTGCCACTCGGGATCTGGGGCATCCTCGCCGGGCGCGCCCTCCAGGGGTTCCCGTACGCCGTCGCGCCGCTGCTCTTCGCCGTCGCCCGCAACGTCCTTCCGGAGGACCGGATCGCCGGCGGGCTCTCCACGCTCTCGGTGGCCAACGTCGCCGCCGCCGGCCTGGGCTTTCCGCTCGTCTCGTTCGTGGCCATGGTCGCGGGCCTCGAAGGTGCCCTCTGGTTCGGCTTCGCCCTGATGGTGGTCGCCCTGGTCGTCGGCGTGGTCGTCGTACCGCCGTCGGCGGTGATCGCACCCGGTGGGCTGGACCTGGTGGGCGCGCTGCTGCTGGGTGGCGGCACCTTCGCCGTGCTGCTGGCGGTGAGCCGTGGCGGGCTCTGGGGCTATGCCTCGCCCCGGACGCTGGTGGTGGCGGGGGTCGGCGTGCTGCTCGTGCTGATGGCGTTGCGCTGGTTCGGCCGCGTCGCGGCCCCGCTGATCGACTTCCGGCTGGCGCGGCTGCCGGTGGTGCTCGGCGCCCACCTCACCGCGGTCCTCGCGGGGATCGGCATGTACGTGCTTCTGACCTGCGTCCTGGTCATCGCGCAGAGCCCGCCCGGCGAGGGCTACGGGCTCGGCCGTTCGGTGGCCGTCGCGGGCCTGATGCTGACGCCGTACTCGGCCCTCAGCGTGGTCGGGAACCGGATCGCGCTGCGTGCCGGACACCGCGTGGGGCCGGAGCGGCTGATCCCGATCGGGTGCCTGCTGTACACCACCGCGCTGCTCTCGCTGTGGCACTGGCACGCGAATCCGTGGCAGCTCGTGCTGGCGATGAGCGTCGGTGGCATCGCGAGCGGCGTGACCTTCAACGCGATCCCGTGGCTGGTGGTGCGCGCGGTGCCCAACGAGGAGACCGCCAGCGTGATGAGCGTGAATCTCGTGCTGCGGTTCGTGGGGTTCGCGATGGGCAGCGCGGTCGCGGTCGCCTTCCTCTCCGCCTTCGGGGGCAGCGCCACGAGTCCGAGCCGGCTGGGCTTCGAGACCGCGACGCTCGTCGGCGCCGGCATCTGCCTGGTCGCGTCGCTGGTCGCGGCCCTGCTCATGAGCCGCCCGGCCCGGTCGGGCGAACCCACTCCCGGGGACGGCGAGTCCCTGTTACGTTAA
- a CDS encoding lipid-transfer protein translates to MSQTFSRRAAIAGIGATEFSKDSGRSEWRLACESVLAALADAQIGVEEVDGFALFTMENNPEIAVARALGIPELKFFSRIPHGGGGACAPVQQAALAVSSGVADVVVVYRAFNERSGHRFGAGPPPFAYAQNTDQEYRNWINPYGLLTPAQQEAFLAQRYMAKYGATSEDFGRVSVLSRKHAANNPKAWFHGRPIRLEEHQSSRFIAEPLRLLDCCQESDGGQALVIVSAERARDLPHPPALISGAAQGVGPQQISMSSYYRPDIDEMPEVELVARQLWQQSGLRPAEIDAAVIYDAFTPMVLLQLEEYGFCGRGEAKDYLLDGHLEVDGALPVNTHGGQLGEGYLHGVNGIAEGVRLVRGTSTNQPPKAIDNVLVTGGSPVPHSGLVLSADR, encoded by the coding sequence ATGAGCCAGACCTTCTCCCGACGCGCCGCCATCGCGGGCATCGGTGCCACCGAGTTCTCCAAGGACTCCGGCCGCAGCGAGTGGCGACTGGCCTGCGAGAGCGTGCTCGCCGCCCTCGCGGACGCCCAGATCGGGGTGGAGGAGGTCGACGGCTTCGCCCTCTTCACCATGGAGAACAACCCGGAGATCGCGGTCGCCCGCGCCCTGGGCATCCCGGAGCTGAAGTTCTTCAGCCGGATCCCGCACGGCGGCGGCGGCGCCTGCGCGCCCGTCCAGCAGGCCGCCCTCGCGGTCTCCAGCGGCGTCGCCGACGTCGTGGTCGTCTACCGGGCCTTCAACGAGCGCTCCGGCCACCGCTTCGGCGCGGGCCCGCCGCCCTTCGCCTACGCGCAGAACACCGACCAGGAGTACCGCAACTGGATCAACCCCTACGGGCTGCTCACCCCGGCCCAGCAGGAGGCGTTCCTGGCCCAGCGGTACATGGCCAAGTACGGCGCCACCAGCGAGGACTTCGGGCGGGTCTCGGTGCTGTCGCGCAAGCACGCGGCGAACAATCCGAAGGCGTGGTTCCACGGTCGGCCGATCAGGCTGGAGGAGCACCAGAGCTCGAGGTTCATCGCCGAGCCGCTGCGGCTGCTGGACTGCTGCCAGGAGAGCGACGGCGGTCAGGCGCTGGTGATCGTGAGCGCCGAGCGGGCCCGGGACCTGCCCCACCCGCCGGCCCTGATCAGCGGTGCCGCCCAGGGGGTGGGGCCGCAGCAGATCTCGATGAGCAGCTACTACCGGCCCGACATCGACGAGATGCCAGAGGTCGAGCTGGTGGCCCGGCAGCTGTGGCAGCAGTCCGGGCTGCGGCCCGCGGAGATCGACGCGGCGGTGATCTACGACGCCTTCACGCCGATGGTGCTGCTGCAGCTCGAGGAGTACGGCTTCTGCGGTCGCGGTGAGGCCAAGGACTACCTGCTCGACGGACACCTCGAGGTCGACGGCGCGCTGCCCGTCAACACCCACGGCGGGCAGCTCGGCGAGGGCTACCTGCACGGTGTCAACGGCATCGCCGAGGGCGTCCGGCTGGTCCGCGGCACCTCGACCAACCAGCCGCCGAAGGCGATCGACAACGTGCTGGTCACCGGCGGCTCGCCGGTGCCGCACAGCGGACTCGTGCTCAGCGCCGACCGCTGA
- a CDS encoding Zn-ribbon domain-containing OB-fold protein, translated as MSKTSVPPITRTHDNVFWFDGAQQGRLLIQRCADCATLRHPPGPACPACRSFEWDTMESSRRGTLHSFTVIHHPQDPAFTYPLAVGLIDLAEGTRLVADIEGVEPGDLQLGMELEVVFGAHAHDETLPRLRPVPAAATPSEPDGITA; from the coding sequence GTGAGCAAGACGTCCGTGCCCCCGATCACCCGCACCCACGACAACGTCTTCTGGTTCGACGGCGCCCAGCAGGGTCGCCTGCTGATCCAGCGCTGCGCCGACTGCGCCACGCTCCGCCACCCACCCGGCCCCGCCTGCCCGGCGTGCCGATCCTTCGAGTGGGACACCATGGAGTCCTCGCGCCGGGGCACGTTGCACAGCTTCACCGTGATCCACCACCCGCAGGACCCGGCCTTCACCTACCCGCTGGCCGTGGGGCTGATCGACCTCGCGGAGGGCACTCGTCTGGTCGCCGACATCGAAGGTGTCGAGCCGGGCGACCTGCAGCTCGGGATGGAGCTGGAGGTCGTCTTCGGCGCGCACGCACACGACGAGACGCTGCCGCGGCTGCGGCCCGTTCCTGCCGCCGCCACCCCCTCCGAGCCCGACGGGATCACCGCATGA
- a CDS encoding NAD(P)/FAD-dependent oxidoreductase: MNDLECTPDRAAPTVDPLDVLVVGAGFAGMYAMIQVRRSGRTVLGLEAADGVGGVWFWNRYPGARCDVESLDYSYSFDEELQQEWVWSERYATQPEIRRYAEHVADRFDLYRDLRLGVRVTSAAFDETTALWTVRTDTGDVHRAHYVLFATGSLSTPNVPPIPGLDSFAGRILLTAEWPEGVDLTGQRVGVVGTGASGIQAIPIIAGVAERLTVFQRSPNFSVPVLNRDLPPERLEEEKRNYGHRRAVSRASGGGSMHQAYPKAFEDIDDEERRAAFEAGWATGGVLFGKVFDNQMTDPVVNAAARDFAVEKIRSVVRDPQVAEDLIPADHPIGTKRICTDSGYYETFNRDNVELVNLRREPITEITGWGIKTTTGSYELDVLVLATGFDALTGALTRVDLRGPRGDVLAEAWADGPETLLGLLVPGFPNLFTLHGPGSPSVFANMVMGAEHQVDWVLELIEHAEAGGHTRVEARPDAATAWTEHVDQVAHGTLFPQADSWYSGANIEGKAQSFMPYLGGFKGYTDRCAEVRDAGYAGIVLSS, from the coding sequence GTGAATGATCTGGAATGCACCCCCGACCGCGCCGCACCCACCGTCGACCCCCTCGATGTCCTGGTGGTCGGGGCCGGTTTCGCCGGCATGTACGCGATGATCCAGGTCCGGCGCAGCGGCCGGACGGTGCTCGGCCTCGAGGCGGCCGACGGCGTGGGCGGGGTCTGGTTCTGGAACCGCTACCCCGGCGCCCGGTGTGACGTGGAGAGCCTGGACTACTCCTACTCCTTCGACGAGGAGCTGCAGCAGGAGTGGGTGTGGTCGGAGCGCTACGCGACCCAGCCGGAGATCCGCAGGTACGCCGAGCACGTCGCCGACCGCTTCGACCTCTACCGCGACCTCCGGCTCGGTGTCCGCGTGACGAGCGCGGCCTTCGACGAGACGACCGCCCTGTGGACCGTGCGGACCGACACCGGCGACGTGCACCGGGCCCACTACGTCCTCTTCGCGACCGGCAGCCTCTCGACGCCGAACGTCCCGCCGATTCCCGGCCTGGACAGCTTCGCCGGCCGCATCCTGCTGACCGCCGAGTGGCCCGAGGGCGTCGACCTGACCGGCCAGCGGGTGGGTGTCGTCGGCACCGGCGCCTCGGGCATCCAGGCGATCCCGATCATCGCGGGGGTGGCCGAGCGGCTCACCGTCTTCCAGCGCTCGCCGAACTTCAGCGTGCCGGTGCTCAACCGCGACCTCCCGCCCGAGCGGCTCGAGGAGGAGAAGCGCAACTACGGCCACCGGCGGGCCGTCTCCCGGGCCAGCGGCGGCGGGTCGATGCACCAGGCCTACCCGAAGGCCTTCGAGGACATCGACGACGAGGAGCGCCGGGCCGCGTTCGAGGCCGGCTGGGCCACCGGCGGGGTGCTGTTCGGGAAGGTCTTCGACAACCAGATGACCGACCCCGTGGTCAACGCCGCGGCGCGCGACTTCGCCGTGGAGAAGATCCGCTCGGTCGTGCGGGACCCGCAGGTGGCCGAGGACCTGATCCCCGCCGACCACCCGATCGGCACCAAGCGGATCTGCACCGACAGCGGGTACTACGAGACCTTCAACCGCGACAACGTCGAGCTGGTCAACCTGCGCCGTGAGCCCATCACCGAGATCACCGGCTGGGGCATCAAGACCACGACCGGCTCCTACGAGCTCGACGTGCTGGTGCTGGCCACCGGCTTCGACGCTCTCACCGGCGCGCTGACCCGGGTCGACCTGCGCGGTCCTCGTGGCGACGTGCTGGCGGAGGCCTGGGCCGACGGTCCCGAGACCCTGCTGGGCCTGCTCGTCCCGGGCTTCCCGAACCTGTTCACCCTGCACGGCCCCGGCAGTCCGTCGGTCTTCGCCAACATGGTGATGGGCGCCGAGCACCAGGTCGACTGGGTGCTGGAGCTGATCGAGCACGCCGAGGCGGGCGGTCACACCAGGGTCGAGGCCCGGCCCGACGCGGCGACCGCGTGGACCGAGCACGTCGACCAGGTCGCCCACGGGACGCTCTTCCCGCAGGCCGACTCGTGGTACTCCGGCGCCAACATCGAGGGCAAGGCGCAGAGCTTCATGCCCTACCTCGGCGGGTTCAAGGGCTACACCGACCGGTGCGCGGAGGTGCGCGACGCCGGCTACGCCGGGATCGTCCTCTCCTCCTGA
- a CDS encoding SDR family NAD(P)-dependent oxidoreductase codes for MHPDVSLPDAERLTRGTALVTGGGSGIGEGLVRRLTRRGMTVLVADIDLDRAETVAVGVRADGGDARAHAVDVTDPAAVDRLAQEVFERHGSLELLVNNAGIETGGRVWEVDPARWRSLVAVNLGGVFHGIAAFVPRMIAQGSPGTVANVASVGGVTSMPFQGAYIASKHAVVGLSECLFHDLAETGSSLQVSVVLPGWVRTRIFADAGSHAPQGASGAGEHFEALTVSNQERGLDPLDAADRIVEGLAGGDFWVFTDDRGPRLMRQRGEQLLAGGLPVQP; via the coding sequence ATGCATCCCGACGTCTCACTCCCGGACGCCGAGCGTCTGACCCGCGGCACCGCCCTGGTGACCGGAGGGGGATCGGGGATCGGCGAGGGGCTGGTACGCCGGCTGACCCGCCGGGGGATGACGGTGCTCGTGGCCGACATCGACCTCGACCGTGCCGAGACCGTGGCCGTCGGGGTGCGGGCCGACGGCGGCGATGCCCGGGCCCACGCCGTGGACGTCACCGACCCGGCCGCCGTGGACCGGCTCGCCCAGGAGGTCTTCGAGCGGCACGGCAGCCTGGAGCTGCTGGTCAACAACGCGGGGATCGAGACCGGCGGGCGGGTCTGGGAGGTCGATCCCGCCCGGTGGCGCAGCCTGGTGGCCGTCAACCTCGGCGGGGTCTTCCACGGCATCGCGGCCTTCGTGCCGCGGATGATCGCCCAGGGCTCGCCCGGGACGGTGGCCAACGTGGCCTCGGTCGGGGGAGTCACCTCGATGCCCTTCCAGGGGGCCTACATCGCCAGCAAGCACGCCGTGGTCGGACTCTCGGAGTGCCTCTTCCACGACCTCGCCGAGACCGGGTCGTCGCTCCAGGTCTCGGTGGTGCTGCCCGGCTGGGTGCGCACCCGGATCTTCGCCGACGCCGGCTCGCACGCTCCGCAGGGTGCCTCCGGGGCCGGGGAGCACTTCGAGGCCTTGACGGTCTCGAACCAGGAACGCGGCCTGGACCCGCTCGACGCTGCGGACCGGATCGTCGAGGGCCTGGCCGGCGGGGACTTCTGGGTCTTCACCGACGACCGCGGGCCCCGCCTGATGCGTCAGCGCGGCGAGCAGCTGCTCGCGGGGGGCCTGCCCGTCCAGCCGTGA